A portion of the Microbaculum marinisediminis genome contains these proteins:
- a CDS encoding YdeI/OmpD-associated family protein, which produces MITEIEDYFAKGCGRCARFGTEDCSTKRWEPGLAKLRDICLSSDLTETVKWGHPCYMHADRNIAIIGAFQDNFRLSFFNEALMKDPEGVLEKAGPNTQHPGTIRFTSNDGPEGLETIIRAYLDEAKGYAEAGTKPPKDESALELPDELVDALDADPELAEAFHALTRGRQKSYVINLNSAKKSETRASRIEKFRDRIIAGKGATER; this is translated from the coding sequence ATGATCACCGAAATCGAGGACTACTTCGCAAAAGGCTGCGGGCGCTGTGCGCGCTTCGGCACAGAGGATTGCTCGACAAAACGATGGGAGCCCGGCCTCGCCAAGCTGCGTGACATTTGCCTTTCCTCCGATCTGACAGAAACCGTGAAGTGGGGCCATCCATGCTACATGCACGCTGATCGGAACATCGCGATCATCGGCGCTTTCCAAGATAACTTTCGCCTGAGCTTCTTCAACGAGGCGCTGATGAAGGATCCGGAAGGGGTCTTGGAAAAGGCTGGACCCAATACACAGCATCCGGGCACGATCCGCTTCACTTCCAACGATGGGCCCGAGGGCCTGGAAACTATCATCCGAGCCTATCTGGATGAGGCGAAGGGCTACGCCGAGGCCGGAACGAAGCCTCCGAAGGACGAGAGCGCGCTTGAACTGCCGGACGAGCTTGTGGATGCGCTCGATGCGGACCCCGAACTCGCCGAAGCCTTCCACGCGCTCACGCGCGGCCGTCAGAAAAGCTATGTCATCAACCTCAATTCCGCGAAAAAATCGGAAACCAGAGCGAGCCGCATCGAGAAATTTCGAGACAGGATCATCGCAGGAAAAGGCGCTACGGAGCGATGA
- a CDS encoding protein-L-isoaspartate O-methyltransferase family protein has protein sequence MTDFSLARRNMVESQIRTNGVTDRRLIAALLEVPRERFVPATMRQLAYIDEDLPLKEGASAEDRRWLMEPMPFARLAQLAEIGPNDLVLDIGCASGYSTAVLARLAESVVGLEADADLASRAESRLVDEGVGNAAIVTGDMTAGYESQGPYDVIFIEGAVEQVPSALFAQLREGGRLVAAVADGPVGKATLFRSVGGDVSQWVAFDVNVHPLPGFEKTPEFVF, from the coding sequence ATGACGGATTTCTCACTCGCACGGCGCAATATGGTGGAATCCCAGATCAGGACCAATGGCGTCACCGACCGCCGCCTGATCGCCGCCTTGCTGGAGGTGCCGCGCGAGCGGTTCGTCCCGGCCACGATGCGGCAGCTTGCCTATATCGACGAAGACCTGCCGCTCAAGGAAGGGGCGTCCGCAGAGGACCGCCGTTGGCTCATGGAGCCGATGCCCTTCGCCAGGCTGGCCCAACTGGCCGAGATCGGGCCCAACGATCTCGTTCTCGATATCGGCTGCGCGTCCGGATATTCCACCGCGGTGCTGGCTCGCCTCGCCGAATCGGTCGTCGGCCTCGAGGCCGATGCGGACCTGGCCTCGCGCGCCGAAAGCCGGCTGGTGGACGAGGGCGTCGGAAACGCGGCGATTGTCACCGGTGACATGACTGCCGGCTACGAGAGCCAGGGGCCTTACGACGTGATCTTCATCGAAGGCGCCGTGGAGCAGGTTCCCTCGGCCCTGTTCGCCCAGCTGCGCGAAGGCGGCCGCCTCGTCGCCGCGGTCGCCGATGGGCCCGTCGGCAAGGCGACGCTGTTCCGCTCCGTTGGCGGCGACGTCAGCCAATGGGTCGCGTTCGACGTGAACGTGCATCCGCTGCCGGGATTCGAGAAGACACCGGAATTCGTCTTCTGA
- a CDS encoding TolC family protein, with protein MREEAKVGQRTTLDVLDAEQTLLDARVSLVTAESDRVVASYALVSAIGRLTAQALALAVDTYQPTVHYEQVRDKWFGLRTPSGQ; from the coding sequence GTGCGCGAGGAAGCCAAGGTTGGCCAGCGCACGACGCTCGATGTCCTCGATGCCGAGCAGACCCTTCTCGATGCGCGCGTATCGCTGGTGACCGCGGAAAGCGACCGGGTGGTGGCATCCTACGCGCTGGTATCGGCGATCGGGCGTTTGACCGCCCAGGCACTGGCGTTGGCCGTCGATACCTACCAGCCGACCGTCCACTACGAGCAGGTCCGTGACAAGTGGTTCGGACTTCGCACGCCGAGTGGGCAGTAA
- a CDS encoding PopZ family protein → MASESVADFEVPEQPENIDIAFSEPEPKPVKPEPAVAAAPRAPKDEAPALLSPKSDAAVASAFGQLADTILSRDPRTLEDLVGDMLRPMLKDWLDDNLPALVEKLVREEIERVSRGRR, encoded by the coding sequence ATGGCGTCCGAGTCCGTCGCCGATTTCGAAGTGCCCGAGCAACCGGAGAATATCGATATCGCCTTCAGCGAACCGGAGCCGAAGCCGGTGAAACCTGAGCCGGCCGTAGCCGCGGCGCCGCGAGCACCGAAAGACGAAGCGCCCGCGCTTCTTTCGCCGAAGTCCGATGCCGCAGTGGCCTCCGCGTTCGGTCAGCTTGCCGATACGATCCTGAGCCGCGACCCCCGCACGCTCGAAGACCTTGTTGGCGACATGTTGCGGCCGATGCTCAAGGATTGGCTCGACGACAACCTGCCTGCGCTCGTCGAGAAATTGGTCCGCGAGGAGATCGAACGGGTGTCGCGCGGTCGCCGGTAG
- a CDS encoding valine--tRNA ligase produces MLDKTFTPSEVESRIYESWEAAGVFRAGRSERIQAKPYTIVIPPPNVTGSLHMGHALNNTLQDVLIRFERMRGRDALWQPGMDHAGIATQMVVERQLEQSGVHRRDLGREEFVRRIWSWKEQSGGMIINQLKRLGASCDWSRERFTMDEGLSDAVLKVFVELHRAGLIYKDKRLVNWDPKFLTAISDLEVQPVETKGHLWHLRYPVKDGGGRYVVVATTRPETMLGDTAVAVHPDDERYKDLIGKHVVLPLVGREIPIVADEHADPETGSGAVKITPAHDFNDFEVGKRHDLPMINVLDAHARINENAPDKYIGMDRYEARKLIVEDLEALELVDKIEDHVHMVPYGDRSNVVIEPWLTDQWYVDAATLAKPAIEAVERGETVFVPRNWEKTYFEWMRNIQPWCISRQLWWGHQIPAWYAPDGEVFVAESEEAALAQAREKYGEDVTLERDPDVLDTWFSSALWPFSTLGWPNETPELQRYYKTDVLVTGFDIIFFWVARMMMMGLHFMKEVPFHTVYIHALVRDAKGQKMSKSKGNVIDPLDLVSKYGADALRFTLSAMAAQGRDIKLSEQRVEGYRNFATKLWNAARFCEMNGCVGVEDFDPAGVKETLNRWIVGETEAAARAITEGIEAYKFNEGAGAAYRFVWNVFCDWYLELAKPVLSGEDGPAKDETRATTAWVLDQILKLLHPFMPYVTEELWTHLGEQGPARTEVVALSAWPNLSGLVDANAKADVDWLIDLVTAVRSVRSEMNVPAGARLPLVLVGSSAEVSKRAARYDEPLKRLARLEAVSLADIAPAGSVQTVVGESTVALPIADVVDLGAERERLQREVKKLSDEIGKIDAKLANANFVSRAPEHVVEEQRERRAEAEDARAKLTQALERLAGAA; encoded by the coding sequence ATGCTCGACAAGACGTTCACGCCTTCCGAGGTCGAATCCCGGATCTACGAATCCTGGGAGGCCGCGGGCGTATTCCGCGCCGGACGTTCCGAGCGGATTCAGGCCAAGCCGTACACGATCGTCATCCCGCCGCCGAACGTCACCGGCAGCCTGCACATGGGCCACGCGCTCAACAACACGCTGCAGGACGTCCTGATTCGGTTCGAGCGCATGCGCGGCCGCGACGCCCTGTGGCAGCCCGGCATGGATCACGCCGGCATCGCCACGCAGATGGTCGTCGAGCGTCAGCTCGAGCAAAGCGGCGTCCATCGCCGCGACCTCGGCCGCGAGGAGTTCGTGCGCCGCATCTGGTCCTGGAAGGAACAGTCGGGCGGCATGATCATCAACCAGCTCAAGCGGCTGGGGGCATCCTGCGACTGGAGCCGCGAGCGCTTCACGATGGACGAGGGGCTTTCGGACGCTGTCCTGAAGGTGTTCGTCGAACTCCACCGTGCTGGCCTGATCTACAAGGACAAGCGGCTGGTCAACTGGGACCCGAAGTTCCTTACGGCCATCTCCGACCTCGAGGTCCAGCCGGTCGAGACCAAGGGCCATCTCTGGCATCTGCGCTATCCGGTCAAGGACGGGGGAGGGCGCTATGTCGTCGTTGCCACGACGCGTCCGGAAACGATGCTCGGCGACACCGCGGTCGCGGTCCATCCCGATGACGAGCGCTACAAGGACCTGATCGGCAAGCATGTCGTCCTGCCGCTTGTCGGCCGCGAGATCCCGATCGTCGCCGACGAGCACGCCGACCCGGAGACCGGCTCAGGCGCCGTGAAGATCACGCCGGCCCACGATTTCAACGACTTCGAAGTCGGCAAGCGGCACGACCTGCCGATGATCAACGTTCTCGATGCCCATGCCCGCATCAACGAGAACGCGCCCGACAAGTACATCGGCATGGACCGGTACGAGGCGCGCAAGCTGATCGTCGAGGATCTGGAGGCGCTCGAGCTCGTCGACAAGATCGAGGATCACGTCCACATGGTTCCCTACGGCGACCGCTCGAACGTCGTCATCGAGCCGTGGCTGACCGATCAGTGGTATGTCGACGCCGCGACGCTCGCCAAGCCCGCCATCGAGGCCGTCGAGCGCGGCGAAACCGTCTTCGTCCCGCGCAACTGGGAAAAGACCTATTTCGAGTGGATGCGCAACATCCAGCCCTGGTGCATCTCGCGCCAGTTGTGGTGGGGCCACCAGATTCCCGCCTGGTATGCGCCCGACGGCGAGGTCTTCGTCGCCGAGAGCGAGGAGGCCGCGCTGGCCCAGGCTCGCGAGAAATACGGCGAGGACGTTACGCTCGAGCGTGATCCCGATGTGCTCGACACGTGGTTTTCGTCCGCCCTGTGGCCGTTCTCGACGCTCGGCTGGCCGAACGAGACGCCGGAACTGCAGCGCTACTACAAGACCGACGTGCTGGTCACCGGTTTCGACATCATCTTCTTCTGGGTCGCCAGGATGATGATGATGGGCCTGCACTTCATGAAGGAAGTGCCGTTCCACACCGTCTACATCCACGCCCTGGTCCGCGACGCGAAGGGCCAGAAGATGTCGAAGTCGAAGGGCAACGTCATCGATCCGCTCGACCTCGTCTCCAAGTACGGTGCCGACGCGCTGCGCTTCACCCTGTCGGCGATGGCCGCCCAGGGCCGCGACATCAAGCTGTCGGAACAGCGGGTCGAGGGCTATCGCAATTTCGCGACCAAGCTCTGGAATGCCGCCCGCTTCTGCGAGATGAACGGCTGCGTCGGCGTCGAGGATTTCGATCCGGCCGGCGTCAAGGAGACGCTCAATCGCTGGATCGTCGGCGAGACCGAGGCCGCCGCCCGGGCGATCACCGAAGGGATCGAAGCCTACAAGTTCAACGAAGGCGCCGGCGCCGCCTACCGCTTCGTCTGGAACGTCTTCTGCGACTGGTACCTGGAGCTGGCCAAGCCCGTGTTGTCGGGCGAGGACGGGCCGGCGAAGGATGAGACGCGGGCGACGACGGCCTGGGTGCTCGACCAGATCCTGAAGCTCCTGCATCCCTTCATGCCCTACGTCACCGAGGAACTGTGGACGCACCTCGGCGAACAGGGCCCCGCGCGAACAGAGGTCGTGGCGCTTTCGGCCTGGCCGAACCTGTCCGGCCTCGTCGACGCCAATGCCAAGGCCGATGTCGACTGGCTGATCGATCTCGTGACCGCGGTCCGCTCGGTGCGTTCGGAAATGAACGTTCCCGCCGGCGCCCGGTTGCCGCTCGTCCTGGTTGGCTCCAGCGCCGAGGTGTCGAAGCGCGCGGCGCGGTACGACGAACCGCTGAAGCGGCTCGCCCGGCTCGAAGCGGTGTCGCTCGCCGACATCGCGCCGGCCGGCTCCGTCCAGACGGTCGTGGGCGAGTCGACGGTCGCGCTGCCGATCGCCGATGTCGTCGACCTCGGTGCTGAGCGCGAGCGTCTGCAGCGGGAAGTGAAGAAGCTCAGCGACGAGATCGGCAAGATCGACGCCAAGCTCGCCAACGCGAACTTCGTGTCCCGCGCGCCGGAGCACGTCGTCGAGGAGCAGCGCGAACGCCGCGCCGAAGCCGAAGACGCACGCGCCAAACTGACGCAGGCCCTGGAGCGCCTCGCGGGCGCCGCATAG
- a CDS encoding methyltransferase family protein translates to MLKNELVRQGNWLFRWRSYLPLVIVPVAVIAFMQSDWVNRVLGDTVEDVWDYACFAIAFSGLVVRGLIVGFVPRGTSGRTSEQKAEALNTTGMYSQMRHPLYFANFLVFLGFMLVFKSVVFVLFGTVAYFLYYERIMLAEEAFLEDKYGDRYRRWAEKTPVFLPRLSGWVRPALPFSFKTVLRREYPGFYLITIFFFVVEWLEAFVLDKESFVAWIAEEPAWLAFLVVGTFTYVGLRVARKHTSWLAVAGR, encoded by the coding sequence ATGCTCAAGAACGAACTTGTCCGCCAGGGCAACTGGCTGTTCCGCTGGCGGTCTTATCTGCCATTGGTCATTGTCCCGGTCGCCGTGATCGCGTTCATGCAGTCCGACTGGGTCAACCGGGTTCTCGGCGACACGGTCGAGGACGTCTGGGATTACGCCTGCTTCGCGATTGCGTTTTCCGGCCTGGTCGTGCGTGGACTGATCGTCGGGTTCGTGCCTCGCGGAACGTCGGGGCGCACCAGCGAGCAGAAGGCCGAGGCGTTGAACACGACCGGCATGTACTCGCAGATGCGCCACCCGCTCTATTTTGCCAATTTCCTGGTGTTCCTCGGCTTCATGCTCGTGTTCAAGAGCGTGGTGTTCGTCCTGTTCGGGACGGTCGCCTATTTCCTCTACTACGAGCGCATCATGCTCGCCGAAGAGGCCTTCCTGGAGGACAAGTACGGCGACCGGTATCGCCGCTGGGCGGAGAAGACGCCGGTTTTCCTGCCGCGCTTGTCCGGCTGGGTGCGCCCCGCGCTTCCATTCTCGTTCAAGACGGTCCTGCGGCGCGAGTATCCGGGCTTCTACCTGATCACGATCTTCTTCTTCGTCGTCGAATGGCTGGAAGCGTTCGTCCTCGACAAGGAGAGCTTCGTTGCCTGGATCGCCGAGGAGCCGGCTTGGCTGGCGTTCCTGGTCGTCGGCACGTTCACCTATGTCGGCCTGCGCGTCGCCCGCAAACACACCAGCTGGCTGGCCGTGGCCGGACGCTAG
- the ilvD gene encoding dihydroxy-acid dehydratase, producing the protein MPAYRSRTTTHGRNMAGARGLWRATGMKETDFGKPIIAVVNSFTQFVPGHVHLKDLGQLVAREIEGAGGVAKEFNTIAVDDGIAMGHDGMLYSLPSRELIADAVEYMVNAHCADAMVCISNCDKITPGMLMAALRLNIPAVFVSGGPMEAGKVVLSGKTQALDLVDAMVAAADDTMSDEDVQAIERSACPTCGSCSGMFTANSMNCLTEALGLALPGNGSVLATHADRRRLFVEAGHLIVDLARRYYEQNDESVLPRNVANFGAFENAMTLDIAMGGSTNTVLHLLAAAHEAELDFTLEDIDRLSRRVPVLCKVAPSKSDVHMEDVHRAGGIMAILGELDRAGLINRELPLVHSPSLGEALKQWDVAQTTSQTVRDFYRSAPGGVATTEAFSQNRHWDELDLDRAEGVIRDADHPFSKDGGLAVLKGNLAVDGCIVKTAGVDESILKFSGPARVFESQDAAINAILTNKIKEGDVVVIRYEGPRGGPGMQEMLYPTSYLKSKGLGKACALVTDGRFSGATSGLSLGHVSPEAANGGTIGLVHEADIIEIDIPNRTINLAVADDELARRREAQEAEGWKPAQPRQRRVTTALRAYAAFATSADKGAVRFVPD; encoded by the coding sequence ATGCCCGCCTATCGCTCCCGCACCACGACGCACGGACGCAACATGGCCGGCGCGCGCGGCCTCTGGCGCGCCACCGGCATGAAGGAAACCGACTTTGGCAAGCCGATCATCGCCGTCGTCAACTCCTTCACCCAGTTCGTGCCGGGCCATGTGCACCTGAAGGATCTCGGCCAGCTTGTGGCCCGCGAGATCGAGGGCGCCGGGGGCGTCGCCAAGGAATTCAACACCATTGCCGTCGACGACGGCATCGCGATGGGCCACGACGGCATGCTCTATTCGCTGCCCTCGCGCGAGCTCATCGCCGATGCGGTCGAGTATATGGTCAACGCGCACTGCGCCGACGCCATGGTCTGCATCTCCAACTGCGACAAGATCACACCCGGAATGCTGATGGCCGCGCTCAGGCTGAACATTCCGGCCGTGTTCGTGTCCGGTGGTCCGATGGAGGCCGGCAAGGTCGTCCTGTCCGGCAAGACCCAGGCGCTCGATCTGGTCGACGCGATGGTTGCCGCCGCCGACGACACCATGAGCGACGAGGACGTGCAGGCCATCGAGCGATCGGCGTGCCCCACGTGCGGTTCGTGCTCGGGCATGTTCACCGCCAATTCGATGAACTGCCTGACCGAAGCGCTCGGCCTGGCCCTCCCCGGCAATGGCTCGGTGCTCGCCACCCATGCCGACCGCAGGCGCCTGTTCGTCGAGGCCGGCCATCTGATCGTCGATCTCGCCCGGCGCTACTACGAGCAGAATGACGAGAGCGTCCTTCCGCGCAACGTCGCGAATTTCGGTGCGTTCGAGAACGCCATGACGCTGGATATCGCCATGGGCGGGTCCACCAACACGGTGCTGCATCTGCTGGCCGCCGCGCACGAGGCCGAGCTCGATTTCACCCTGGAAGATATCGACCGGCTGTCGCGCCGGGTGCCGGTCCTGTGCAAGGTCGCCCCCTCCAAGAGCGACGTCCATATGGAGGACGTCCATCGTGCCGGCGGCATCATGGCGATCCTCGGCGAACTCGACCGTGCGGGGCTGATCAACCGGGAGCTGCCCCTGGTGCATTCTCCGAGCCTCGGCGAAGCGCTCAAGCAATGGGACGTGGCGCAAACGACGAGCCAGACCGTTCGCGACTTCTATCGCTCCGCGCCTGGCGGCGTGGCGACCACGGAAGCGTTCAGCCAGAACCGGCATTGGGACGAACTCGATCTGGACCGGGCGGAGGGTGTCATTCGCGATGCCGATCATCCGTTCTCGAAGGACGGTGGCCTGGCCGTGCTGAAGGGTAACCTCGCCGTCGACGGCTGCATCGTGAAGACGGCCGGCGTCGACGAGAGCATCCTCAAGTTCTCCGGACCCGCGCGTGTTTTCGAGAGCCAGGACGCCGCGATCAACGCCATCCTGACCAATAAGATCAAGGAAGGCGACGTCGTGGTCATCCGCTACGAGGGACCGCGTGGCGGCCCCGGCATGCAGGAAATGCTGTATCCGACGAGCTATCTGAAGTCGAAGGGACTGGGCAAGGCCTGCGCGCTCGTCACCGACGGGCGCTTCTCGGGCGCGACCTCCGGCCTCTCGCTCGGCCACGTCTCGCCCGAAGCCGCCAACGGCGGCACCATCGGCCTCGTGCACGAGGCCGACATCATCGAGATCGATATTCCGAACCGGACCATCAATCTCGCCGTCGCCGACGACGAGCTTGCCCGCCGCCGCGAGGCGCAGGAAGCCGAAGGCTGGAAGCCGGCGCAGCCCCGCCAGCGGCGGGTCACGACCGCGCTCAGGGCCTACGCCGCCTTCGCGACGAGCGCGGACAAGGGCGCGGTCCGGTTCGTTCCGGACTAA
- a CDS encoding tetratricopeptide repeat protein: MWTVKLVAAGVVTAAVFAAAPARALDPSLPLAPDASPVDAFRMGAELYSSGDRTSAFNAFEFAASKGHAIAQWKLGKMYAEGDGVQEDDYKAFQMFSAIADEHADDNPYTPSARVVADAFVNLANYYKTGIANTGVKPDVSRAVDLFTHAATYFGDADAQYNLARIYLDGEGGVGSDSVRAVRWLSLAARKNHVAAQATLGEVLIYGNGVRPLPEKGYMWIVVARENATPKNRDWVLAVDHRVSAVLTDEQKAVGSALAQSWIDKSRN, from the coding sequence ATGTGGACTGTTAAGCTCGTAGCAGCAGGAGTTGTCACCGCCGCGGTGTTCGCCGCCGCTCCGGCGCGCGCGCTGGATCCTTCGCTGCCGCTTGCCCCCGATGCCTCGCCGGTCGACGCCTTCCGGATGGGCGCCGAGCTCTACAGTTCCGGCGACCGCACGTCCGCCTTCAACGCCTTTGAATTCGCCGCCTCCAAGGGCCATGCGATCGCCCAGTGGAAGCTCGGCAAGATGTACGCCGAGGGCGATGGTGTGCAGGAAGACGATTACAAGGCGTTCCAGATGTTCTCGGCGATCGCCGACGAACACGCCGACGACAATCCCTATACGCCGTCGGCACGTGTCGTCGCCGACGCCTTCGTCAACCTCGCCAACTACTACAAGACGGGCATCGCCAACACCGGCGTAAAGCCGGATGTCAGCCGCGCCGTTGACCTTTTCACCCATGCGGCCACCTATTTCGGCGACGCCGACGCCCAGTACAACCTGGCCAGGATCTATCTCGACGGTGAAGGCGGTGTCGGGTCGGATTCGGTTCGCGCCGTACGCTGGCTGAGCCTGGCGGCCCGCAAGAACCATGTCGCCGCGCAGGCGACTCTCGGCGAGGTGCTAATCTACGGCAACGGCGTTCGTCCGCTGCCGGAGAAGGGCTATATGTGGATTGTGGTTGCTCGTGAGAACGCGACGCCGAAGAACCGCGACTGGGTTCTCGCGGTCGACCATCGGGTCAGCGCGGTTCTGACCGACGAACAGAAGGCCGTCGGCTCCGCGCTCGCCCAGTCCTGGATCGATAAGTCCAGGAACTGA
- the xth gene encoding exodeoxyribonuclease III, which yields MKIATWNINGVRARIENLRTWLDQASPDVVCLQELKSEEAAFPADALEGSGYNLAIHGQKGFNGVAILSKRPLEDVTVGLPGDKDDTQARYVEAAVSTDTGVVRVASIYLPNGNPVDSDKFPYKLAWMDRLIAHARKLLALEEPLVLAGDYNVIPTPMDAKHPEKWENDALFQPESRARLRELEALGLTDAVRTGYPGEDIYTFWDYQGGAWQKNNGIRIDHLLLSAQATDRLVGVGIDKDVRAWEKPSDHVPVWVELAD from the coding sequence ATGAAGATCGCCACCTGGAACATCAACGGCGTCCGGGCCCGGATCGAGAACCTGAGAACCTGGCTCGACCAGGCCAGTCCCGACGTGGTGTGCCTGCAGGAACTGAAATCCGAGGAAGCCGCCTTTCCCGCCGACGCGCTGGAGGGCTCCGGCTACAACCTGGCGATCCACGGCCAGAAGGGCTTCAACGGCGTCGCGATCCTGTCCAAGCGCCCGCTAGAGGACGTGACCGTCGGCCTGCCGGGCGACAAGGACGACACGCAGGCCCGCTACGTCGAGGCGGCCGTCTCCACCGATACCGGCGTCGTCCGCGTCGCTTCGATCTATCTGCCGAACGGCAATCCGGTGGACTCGGACAAATTCCCCTACAAGCTCGCCTGGATGGACCGGCTGATCGCGCACGCCAGAAAACTCCTGGCGCTGGAGGAGCCACTGGTGCTCGCCGGCGACTACAACGTGATCCCGACGCCGATGGACGCGAAGCATCCGGAAAAATGGGAGAATGACGCCCTTTTTCAGCCGGAAAGCCGCGCAAGGCTCCGCGAACTCGAAGCCCTCGGCCTGACCGACGCGGTGCGCACCGGCTATCCGGGCGAGGATATCTACACGTTCTGGGATTATCAGGGCGGCGCCTGGCAGAAGAACAACGGCATCCGCATCGATCATCTGCTGCTGTCGGCGCAGGCGACCGACCGGCTTGTGGGCGTCGGGATCGACAAGGATGTCAGGGCCTGGGAAAAGCCGTCCGATCACGTGCCCGTCTGGGTCGAGCTCGCGGACTGA
- the erpA gene encoding iron-sulfur cluster insertion protein ErpA encodes MLDTQDNTVIVTDRAARRIAQILAKDPEKSALRVSVSGGGCSGFQYGFELETDRGDDDMVIEKNGVQVFIDSVSLMYMSGSEIDFVDDLIGASFQVRNPQATAACGCGTSFSI; translated from the coding sequence ATGCTGGACACGCAAGACAATACCGTAATCGTAACAGACCGCGCCGCGCGCCGGATCGCCCAGATCCTCGCCAAGGATCCGGAGAAATCCGCCCTGCGCGTCAGCGTTTCCGGCGGCGGCTGTTCCGGCTTCCAGTACGGATTCGAGCTCGAAACCGATCGCGGCGACGATGACATGGTCATCGAGAAGAACGGTGTACAGGTGTTCATCGATTCGGTGTCGCTGATGTACATGTCGGGGTCCGAGATCGATTTCGTCGACGATCTGATCGGCGCCTCCTTCCAGGTCAGAAACCCGCAGGCCACGGCCGCCTGCGGCTGTGGTACCTCCTTCTCCATCTAA
- a CDS encoding deoxyguanosinetriphosphate triphosphohydrolase has translation MKQPTTVNPPTELLAPYACDPAHSRGRLHAEPASPTRTEFQRDRDRIIHSTAFRRLQYKTQVFIYHEGDHYRTRLTHTLEVSQLARALARSLRVDEDLAEAVALAHDLGHPPFGHAGERALDRVMAPFGGFDHNAQSLRAVTQLERRYAEFDGLNLSWEAVEGIVKHNGPLIDAGGNAIGAYAKSGVPEPILDYNTEQELGLHLHAGIEAQAAALADDIAYNSHDTDDGLRAGLFEIAELEEAVPFLRQIVAEVRERYPGLERNRLIHETTRRVITRLVEDALTESTRRVASLAPRSPADVRAAGHQLVAFSEDMTAALRDLRAFLFARMYRHSRVKRVMDEAEQAVERIFAELLARPDRLPAEWAHACEATDRTHRARIVADYIAGMTDRFAMIEHRRLFDETPELR, from the coding sequence ATGAAGCAGCCGACGACTGTCAATCCACCCACCGAATTGCTGGCACCTTACGCCTGCGATCCGGCGCACAGCCGCGGACGGCTGCACGCCGAGCCGGCGAGCCCGACGCGCACCGAATTCCAGCGTGACCGCGACCGCATCATCCATTCGACGGCGTTTCGCCGGCTCCAGTACAAGACCCAGGTCTTCATCTACCACGAGGGCGATCACTACCGGACCCGCCTGACCCACACGCTCGAGGTCTCGCAGCTCGCGCGTGCGCTGGCCCGCAGCCTGCGCGTCGACGAGGATCTCGCCGAGGCCGTCGCGCTCGCCCACGACCTGGGCCATCCGCCGTTCGGCCACGCCGGCGAGCGGGCGCTCGATCGGGTGATGGCGCCCTTCGGCGGGTTCGACCACAACGCCCAGAGCCTGCGCGCGGTGACGCAACTGGAGCGCCGCTATGCCGAATTCGATGGCCTGAACCTCAGCTGGGAAGCCGTCGAGGGGATCGTCAAGCACAACGGCCCGCTGATCGATGCCGGTGGCAACGCGATCGGTGCCTACGCCAAATCCGGCGTGCCCGAGCCGATCCTCGACTACAACACGGAGCAGGAGCTCGGCCTCCACCTCCATGCCGGCATCGAGGCGCAGGCGGCCGCGCTCGCCGACGATATCGCCTACAACAGCCATGACACCGACGACGGCCTGCGCGCCGGCCTGTTCGAGATCGCGGAGCTGGAGGAGGCGGTGCCGTTCCTCCGGCAGATCGTCGCCGAGGTGCGCGAGCGATATCCCGGCCTGGAGCGCAACCGGCTGATCCACGAGACCACGCGGCGCGTGATCACCCGGCTCGTCGAGGACGCGTTGACGGAATCGACGCGCCGCGTCGCGTCGCTCGCTCCGCGCTCGCCCGCGGATGTGCGCGCCGCCGGCCACCAGCTCGTCGCCTTTTCCGAGGACATGACGGCCGCTCTACGGGACCTGCGCGCCTTCCTGTTCGCGCGGATGTATCGCCACAGTCGCGTGAAGCGGGTGATGGACGAGGCGGAGCAGGCGGTCGAGCGGATATTCGCCGAGCTTCTCGCCCGTCCCGACCGCCTGCCGGCGGAGTGGGCGCATGCCTGCGAGGCGACCGATCGGACGCATCGTGCCCGCATTGTCGCCGACTATATCGCCGGCATGACCGACCGTTTCGCGATGATCGAGCACCGGCGCCTGTTTGACGAGACGCCGGAATTGCGCTAG